A single window of Halobacillus naozhouensis DNA harbors:
- a CDS encoding flagellar hook-associated protein 2, which translates to MSDMRIGGLASGMDIDKLVNDLMKAERQPLNKMEQEKTWLTWKRDAYRDVNKQLFELDGMILDMNLSKTYQSKEVSSPSSAISAEATSGAGAGNYNVQVNRLASAAYNLSTSEISGGTGKIDPDQSLASQKDKFANWLNEGTFTINTHNDEGPQSKTFTIDESQSLNDLLDKISSSNLGLRAFYDSSADKVMLERTETGNFNTAGAEIEFSGSGASFLTDTLALTNEMDGVDAKFTYNGSLEITTHKNNYTLNGVTFKFHEAMDTAVNVNVSNNIDNALENITKFVDKYNDVIEKLNEQVTEKRYRDFPPLTEKQKEDLEESEIELWEEKAKSGMLRSDSTIQGALFGMRSDWYSSVDTGGVFTQISQIGITTSPDYLERGKLLIDEDKLREALREDPAAVQELFSGNAATGSKGIVDKLEATIAETRGTIERKAGKPSSTEESYMMGRKLEDMADRMEAFENRLTQVEDRYWAQFGRMEQVIQRMNSQSAFLMSNFG; encoded by the coding sequence ATGAGTGATATGAGGATCGGGGGTCTGGCTTCGGGGATGGACATTGACAAGCTTGTTAATGACTTGATGAAGGCAGAGCGCCAGCCCTTAAACAAAATGGAGCAGGAGAAAACGTGGTTAACGTGGAAGCGTGATGCCTACCGTGATGTCAATAAACAGCTATTTGAGCTTGATGGTATGATTCTTGACATGAATCTATCAAAAACCTATCAATCAAAAGAAGTTTCTTCTCCTTCATCGGCAATCAGTGCAGAAGCCACCTCAGGGGCAGGGGCTGGCAATTACAATGTTCAAGTCAATCGGCTTGCTTCGGCAGCTTATAACCTGAGTACTAGTGAGATTTCAGGCGGGACCGGAAAGATTGATCCCGATCAGTCGCTCGCTTCACAAAAGGATAAATTTGCGAACTGGTTAAATGAAGGTACGTTTACGATCAACACACACAATGACGAGGGTCCGCAATCAAAGACGTTTACGATTGATGAATCTCAGTCGCTGAATGACTTGCTTGATAAGATCAGCAGTTCTAATTTAGGTTTGCGGGCCTTTTATGATAGCAGTGCCGATAAGGTAATGCTGGAGCGAACAGAGACAGGTAATTTTAACACCGCGGGAGCAGAGATTGAATTCAGCGGTTCTGGGGCTAGTTTTCTAACCGATACGCTTGCCCTCACCAACGAGATGGATGGTGTGGATGCTAAGTTTACCTATAACGGTTCTTTAGAGATTACGACTCATAAGAATAACTATACGTTAAACGGTGTGACCTTCAAGTTCCACGAGGCGATGGATACGGCTGTGAACGTAAATGTGTCCAATAACATTGATAATGCCTTAGAGAATATCACGAAGTTCGTCGATAAATATAATGACGTTATTGAAAAATTAAACGAGCAGGTAACAGAGAAGCGGTACCGTGACTTCCCGCCTTTAACGGAAAAGCAAAAGGAAGATTTGGAAGAAAGTGAGATTGAGTTATGGGAGGAGAAAGCGAAAAGCGGGATGCTACGCAGCGACTCAACGATTCAAGGCGCTTTGTTCGGGATGCGTTCAGACTGGTATAGCAGTGTCGATACAGGAGGGGTTTTTACTCAAATCTCTCAAATTGGGATTACTACAAGTCCTGATTATTTAGAGCGTGGTAAATTACTCATTGATGAAGATAAGCTTCGGGAAGCGTTGAGAGAAGATCCGGCAGCTGTACAGGAATTGTTTTCTGGAAATGCAGCGACAGGAAGTAAGGGCATCGTCGATAAGCTGGAAGCTACGATCGCTGAAACACGAGGCACGATTGAGCGGAAAGCCGGGAAGCCGTCCAGTACCGAGGAATCATATATGATGGGACGCAAGCTCGAGGATATGGCAGACCGGATGGAGGCCTTCGAGAATCGTCTCACACAAGTTGAAGACCGTTACTGGGCACAGTTTGGGCGTATGGAACAGGTGATTCAACGAATGAATTCTCAGTCCGCCTTTTTGATGTCCAACTTTGGTTAA
- the flaG gene encoding flagellar protein FlaG, with product MDVTKVQARSQLLQSHSPHLSQRTSVQKLSRTRDSEEGLHKPFKNQEEFNKEKMKQVIDALNDILKPAPTNLQFQFHEKLEEYYVKIVNSQTKEVVKEIPPKNMLDFYAAMIESIGLIVDDKI from the coding sequence GTGGATGTAACAAAAGTTCAGGCCCGCTCACAACTTCTGCAGAGTCATTCACCGCATCTTAGCCAACGTACATCTGTTCAGAAGTTGAGCAGGACAAGAGATTCAGAAGAAGGTTTACACAAGCCATTTAAAAATCAGGAAGAGTTTAATAAGGAAAAAATGAAGCAGGTCATCGATGCGTTAAATGACATCCTCAAACCTGCACCTACGAATTTACAGTTCCAATTTCATGAAAAATTAGAGGAATACTACGTTAAAATAGTAAATAGCCAAACAAAAGAAGTTGTAAAGGAAATTCCTCCGAAAAATATGCTGGATTTCTACGCGGCAATGATTGAGTCTATCGGATTGATCGTTGATGATAAAATATAA
- a CDS encoding ABC transporter ATP-binding protein: MFLEMQHVGKTFTDQEQQDFEVFSNIDLSIAENQFVSILGPSGCGKSTLLSMVAGLERTTEGSITLQDKEIKQAGPDRGMVFQQPSLFPWLHVRDNVTFPLKGTMSKKEANARADHFLKMVHLSRFKEKFTYELSGGMQQRVAIARALAMDPKVLLMDEPFGALDEQTRHILHDELIKIWQETQKTILFVTHSISEAIKLSDRVVVMGTRPGRIIADFTIDSPRPRKRDDEQVIELEKKVMDLLEGEINKVLKEELSNEIEYSR; encoded by the coding sequence TTGTTTCTAGAGATGCAGCATGTTGGAAAAACCTTCACCGACCAAGAACAACAGGACTTTGAAGTCTTTTCCAATATCGACTTAAGCATAGCCGAAAACCAATTCGTTTCAATCCTCGGACCTTCCGGCTGTGGAAAATCAACCTTACTTTCCATGGTCGCCGGACTTGAACGCACCACCGAAGGTTCCATTACCCTTCAAGACAAGGAAATCAAGCAAGCTGGCCCCGACCGCGGCATGGTCTTTCAACAGCCATCCTTATTTCCATGGCTCCACGTTCGTGACAATGTTACGTTTCCTCTAAAAGGGACAATGAGCAAAAAAGAAGCAAACGCGCGTGCCGACCACTTTTTGAAAATGGTTCACTTAAGCCGCTTTAAAGAAAAATTCACCTACGAATTATCAGGCGGGATGCAGCAGCGTGTTGCCATTGCTAGAGCCTTAGCTATGGATCCCAAAGTTTTACTAATGGATGAACCATTTGGCGCCCTCGATGAACAAACCCGCCACATTTTACACGATGAATTGATTAAAATCTGGCAGGAAACACAAAAAACCATCCTGTTCGTCACCCACAGCATTTCAGAAGCTATTAAACTATCAGATCGCGTCGTCGTGATGGGTACACGTCCCGGACGTATCATCGCCGACTTCACCATTGATAGTCCAAGACCGAGAAAACGTGATGATGAACAAGTCATTGAACTCGAAAAGAAAGTCATGGATCTGCTTGAAGGCGAGATTAATAAAGTTTTAAAGGAAGAGCTCTCAAATGAAATTGAATATAGTCGTTAA
- a CDS encoding ABC transporter permease, with product MKLNIVVKRVLFLVAVIGLWQLVFSAGVFPNIILPSPGKVWTALYEGFASGDFLEALGASFKHLLLGMSMAIALGTIVGVIFGKSKQADETAGMYLIALQSIPSIVWVPLAIMLFGFTEFAVIFVVVLGGTFVMALNVRSAIHNVPPHLVRAARTMGTKGFGLFYRVEVPASIPYFMSGVRLAWAFSWRALMAGELLSNGPGLGYSLRYAQDYARMDQVIGIIIIIGVIGAIVDQLVFSKLEKNVMKRWGLVK from the coding sequence ATGAAATTGAATATAGTCGTTAAACGCGTACTGTTTCTAGTCGCAGTCATTGGATTATGGCAGTTGGTATTTTCAGCTGGAGTGTTTCCTAATATCATCTTGCCTTCACCTGGGAAAGTTTGGACAGCATTATATGAAGGATTCGCAAGCGGAGATTTTTTGGAGGCATTAGGAGCGAGCTTTAAGCATTTGCTGCTCGGCATGTCGATGGCCATCGCGCTTGGCACAATCGTCGGTGTTATTTTTGGTAAATCAAAACAAGCAGACGAAACAGCCGGTATGTACTTAATTGCCTTGCAAAGTATTCCGAGTATCGTCTGGGTCCCGCTAGCTATCATGTTATTCGGATTCACCGAATTTGCCGTTATTTTTGTCGTTGTACTAGGCGGAACCTTCGTCATGGCCTTAAACGTCAGGTCGGCGATTCACAACGTTCCCCCACACCTCGTGCGGGCAGCCAGAACGATGGGGACAAAGGGCTTCGGGTTATTCTACCGCGTCGAAGTCCCAGCAAGCATTCCCTATTTTATGTCCGGCGTCCGACTTGCCTGGGCGTTTAGCTGGCGCGCCTTAATGGCCGGTGAATTATTAAGTAATGGTCCAGGGCTTGGCTACTCGTTGCGATATGCCCAGGATTACGCCCGCATGGATCAAGTAATTGGCATTATTATTATAATCGGAGTCATCGGCGCGATCGTAGACCAGCTCGTTTTTTCCAAGTTAGAGAAAAATGTGATGAAACGCTGGGGATTAGTTAAGTAA
- a CDS encoding ABC transporter substrate-binding protein, giving the protein MKKLLSIISLVTLTLLLAACGSSEEEASGDGSKEITIGYFPNINHVAGMVAEEKELYSETLPDGTTVNYKYFPDGSAFMTAVETGEVQGGLVGPGPAMNHFTSGAKINVVAAGSTGGTVIMARKGANIETPEDLKGKTFISPRVGCTHDVQFETMMKEEYGITSSRIDGTMKHVTGKPATYNAMFKAGKVDAATVPEPWASVIEAQGNGEVLVDTPDVAYGKTLPAAVFVTSQELVKNNPEMVQSIVDAHKQATKFIQEKPEEAKTIAIDKIKEITDQELSKSVIDNAWERINFTYKVDGEVLQDFANSSYELEFLKEKPDLEGLVDTSFIEE; this is encoded by the coding sequence ATGAAGAAATTATTATCTATTATTTCCCTCGTTACTCTTACCCTGCTGCTGGCTGCATGTGGAAGCAGCGAAGAAGAAGCCAGCGGTGACGGATCAAAAGAAATTACAATCGGGTACTTCCCGAACATTAACCATGTAGCCGGGATGGTTGCAGAAGAAAAAGAACTTTACTCTGAAACCTTGCCAGATGGAACTACCGTAAACTATAAGTATTTCCCTGACGGATCAGCCTTTATGACCGCTGTTGAAACAGGCGAAGTACAAGGCGGACTCGTTGGACCTGGCCCAGCCATGAACCACTTCACAAGCGGCGCTAAAATTAACGTCGTAGCCGCAGGATCTACCGGTGGTACCGTAATTATGGCTAGAAAAGGTGCTAACATCGAAACACCAGAAGACTTAAAAGGCAAAACGTTCATCTCTCCACGCGTTGGCTGCACACACGACGTCCAGTTCGAAACGATGATGAAGGAAGAATACGGTATCACATCAAGTAGAATCGATGGAACGATGAAACACGTGACAGGGAAACCTGCTACTTATAACGCTATGTTTAAAGCAGGAAAAGTCGATGCTGCTACAGTCCCTGAACCATGGGCATCCGTCATCGAAGCACAAGGGAATGGCGAAGTTCTCGTCGATACACCAGACGTAGCATACGGCAAAACATTGCCAGCAGCCGTTTTCGTAACCTCTCAAGAGCTCGTGAAAAATAACCCAGAGATGGTACAAAGCATCGTAGACGCACACAAACAAGCAACAAAGTTCATCCAGGAAAAACCTGAAGAAGCGAAAACAATCGCGATCGATAAAATTAAAGAAATCACTGACCAGGAACTATCTAAATCCGTGATTGATAATGCATGGGAACGTATTAACTTTACGTATAAGGTTGATGGAGAGGTCTTACAGGACTTTGCGAACTCTTCATATGAGCTTGAGTTTTTGAAGGAAAAACCTGATTTAGAGGGATTAGTTGATACGAGTTTTATTGAGGAATAA